In Sphingobacterium thalpophilum, a genomic segment contains:
- a CDS encoding IS5 family transposase, producing MKQEFFDQINTLVNWRPISNIINKHYHKGESKMGRPSYSGLVLFKMTLLQTWYGLSDYEVEDRINDSISFSRFVGISLDDSVPDHSVISRFRSSLTEKGVYENLFKELNKQLNKHKILVKRGAIVDASIVDSPLKPKGKVIYEIESDRSEHPREDSELDKENSEQLLIQQESPGVDHEARWIKKAGKTRYGYKKHYVTDTEGLVLGVVTTPANVNEIANLQQVISSADLPKGIHIYADKGYRSSKNEELIKSGKLKSRILHKAKKGTALTEREKLRNKLIGKIRFKVERTFGSIRRWFNSSCARYKGIAKMHTQNLMEAMAYNLYRSPGILVSNAIKNTN from the coding sequence ATCAAGCAGGAATTCTTCGATCAGATCAATACATTGGTAAATTGGCGTCCGATTTCAAATATTATCAACAAGCATTACCACAAAGGGGAAAGCAAAATGGGACGCCCTAGTTATTCTGGTCTTGTCCTCTTCAAAATGACACTTCTACAGACCTGGTATGGTCTGAGTGACTACGAAGTAGAAGACCGTATAAACGACAGTATCTCCTTTAGTCGCTTTGTTGGCATCAGTTTGGACGATTCGGTTCCCGATCACAGTGTTATTAGCCGTTTTCGCAGCTCGCTGACAGAAAAGGGTGTTTATGAGAATCTATTCAAGGAGCTGAACAAGCAGTTGAATAAACATAAAATATTGGTAAAACGTGGAGCTATCGTTGATGCCAGTATTGTTGATTCTCCGCTAAAACCAAAAGGCAAAGTTATTTACGAGATCGAAAGTGACCGTAGTGAACATCCTCGCGAAGATTCTGAGCTGGATAAAGAGAATAGTGAACAGTTATTGATCCAACAAGAGAGCCCGGGTGTTGACCATGAAGCTCGTTGGATAAAGAAGGCTGGGAAAACACGTTATGGCTATAAAAAGCATTATGTCACCGATACAGAAGGCCTGGTTCTGGGCGTGGTAACCACTCCAGCAAATGTAAATGAAATTGCCAATCTTCAACAGGTAATATCTTCGGCTGACCTTCCAAAGGGCATCCATATCTATGCTGACAAGGGATATCGTTCCTCTAAAAATGAGGAATTGATCAAATCAGGAAAGCTAAAAAGCAGGATCTTGCATAAGGCAAAGAAAGGAACAGCGTTAACCGAAAGAGAGAAGTTAAGAAACAAACTGATCGGCAAGATCAGGTTCAAAGTTGAACGGACCTTCGGGAGCATCCGGCGATGGTTCAACTCAAGCTGTGCAAGGTATAAGGGGATCGCCAAAATGCATACACAAAATCTAATGGAAGCCATGGCGTACAATCTTTACAGATCACCTGGGATACTTGTGTCCAATGCAATAAAAAACACAAATTAA
- a CDS encoding DUF4838 domain-containing protein — MMWKFMLGLLSLVTIVQGKERMVLVDNGKTDYVIQADANDPVVQKAAAVINTFTKESTGVDFAIQAKVDDTHAIILERSPITNASPEDSYSIEAVGKNIYIKGSGRGVIFAAYRYVRDVIGGRKWYTGKESTDVPKCTALYVDADLKIFSKPNFQFREVYFPVELDQEYMDWYGLHNLEDRWGDWGHTFSKILPPSIYFKDHPEYYALYDEKRQPIQLCLSNEEVFTHTVAYFKKRMLENPTAIYWSIAANDDIGSCTCDLCQAIDKREGGAQGSLIHFVNRVAGKFPDKKFTTLAYLESANAPAHLRVADNVSVILSNIDAFRKNDISSEYSAATFRRQLGAWKSKAKHVFVWDYLTQFTNYLAPFPIQGTMQKSMQYLKGQGVEGVFLQGGGATYSDMAELNAYILANLAWDTDGRSEEQLTDEFIEGYYGKAAPFIKKYLDLRRNHLPGASSALSIYGNPIDNRKDFLSPEAMDQYSTLLEKAEIASEGNPLLESRIRRVGLGLDYTYLQQARFYGPHQHGIFEQDGDHWVVRPNVSRKVTQFIKDAKRLGVIELAEGGASPDAYAKEWSEIFNAGVRTNKASQASIKLKNPFDPSFPANGLETLSDSVPGYMDYSYNWLLWNGEPMDITFDFEQEKHIDTIELNFLKDVRHWIFSPKEVRISVSKNGEDFQDVLLRKLESQEEDYTVEKVRYRALINDRVKVIRVYAEPLAKLPEWRYHPKRNALIACDEIWIN, encoded by the coding sequence ATGATGTGGAAGTTTATGTTAGGTCTATTGTCTTTGGTAACGATAGTTCAGGGTAAGGAAAGAATGGTATTGGTGGACAATGGGAAAACGGATTATGTCATCCAGGCGGATGCAAATGATCCTGTTGTACAAAAAGCTGCTGCGGTGATAAACACCTTTACAAAAGAAAGCACAGGTGTAGATTTTGCAATACAAGCCAAAGTTGATGATACACATGCCATTATTTTGGAAAGAAGCCCAATAACAAATGCGTCCCCTGAAGACAGTTATTCGATTGAAGCTGTAGGAAAAAATATTTACATCAAAGGAAGTGGTAGAGGTGTAATATTTGCGGCGTACCGTTATGTCAGGGATGTTATTGGTGGGCGAAAGTGGTATACAGGTAAAGAAAGTACCGATGTTCCAAAGTGTACTGCGTTATATGTGGATGCCGATTTAAAAATCTTTTCAAAGCCTAATTTTCAATTTAGAGAAGTTTATTTCCCTGTGGAATTGGATCAGGAGTACATGGACTGGTATGGCCTACATAATTTGGAAGATAGATGGGGGGACTGGGGCCATACCTTCAGTAAAATATTGCCACCATCGATTTACTTTAAAGATCATCCGGAATATTACGCGCTGTATGATGAGAAGCGCCAACCGATTCAGCTCTGTCTTTCCAATGAAGAAGTTTTTACTCATACAGTCGCTTACTTTAAGAAAAGGATGCTTGAAAATCCAACGGCTATCTATTGGTCCATAGCAGCCAATGACGACATTGGAAGCTGTACTTGCGATCTTTGCCAAGCCATTGATAAGCGCGAAGGAGGAGCACAGGGCTCCTTGATCCACTTTGTGAATAGGGTGGCCGGAAAATTTCCAGACAAGAAATTTACGACGCTGGCGTATCTCGAATCGGCTAATGCTCCAGCGCATCTTCGCGTCGCAGATAATGTTTCGGTTATATTAAGTAATATCGATGCTTTTCGGAAAAATGATATCAGTAGTGAATATTCTGCAGCAACTTTCCGTAGACAATTGGGCGCTTGGAAATCGAAAGCGAAGCATGTGTTTGTATGGGATTATTTGACTCAGTTTACCAATTATCTTGCCCCATTCCCCATTCAAGGAACGATGCAGAAAAGCATGCAATATTTGAAAGGACAAGGGGTAGAAGGGGTATTCTTACAAGGTGGCGGAGCGACCTATAGTGATATGGCGGAGTTAAATGCTTATATTTTGGCTAACCTTGCCTGGGATACAGATGGTCGTTCAGAAGAGCAATTGACAGATGAATTTATTGAGGGCTATTATGGTAAGGCTGCGCCATTTATTAAGAAATATCTCGATCTGCGAAGAAATCACTTGCCTGGAGCTTCCTCCGCTTTGTCGATTTATGGAAATCCAATTGATAATAGAAAGGATTTTTTGAGTCCCGAAGCTATGGATCAATACAGTACATTGTTAGAAAAAGCTGAAATTGCAAGTGAAGGAAATCCTTTATTAGAATCGCGTATTAGACGTGTCGGTTTAGGCTTGGATTACACCTACTTGCAACAAGCACGGTTCTATGGTCCGCATCAGCATGGTATCTTTGAGCAAGACGGCGACCATTGGGTTGTAAGACCTAATGTAAGCCGTAAAGTCACTCAATTTATTAAAGACGCCAAAAGGCTGGGGGTAATAGAACTTGCCGAAGGGGGGGCGTCACCTGATGCTTATGCAAAAGAATGGAGCGAAATATTCAATGCTGGAGTCAGAACGAACAAAGCTTCACAAGCAAGTATAAAACTGAAAAATCCATTCGATCCTTCCTTCCCTGCCAATGGTTTGGAAACCCTCTCCGATAGTGTCCCAGGATACATGGATTATAGCTACAACTGGTTGCTATGGAATGGGGAGCCGATGGATATTACGTTTGATTTTGAACAGGAAAAACACATCGATACAATTGAGCTTAATTTTCTAAAGGATGTCCGACATTGGATATTTTCACCAAAGGAAGTCCGCATTTCGGTATCCAAAAATGGCGAAGATTTTCAAGATGTGCTGCTGAGGAAACTTGAATCTCAGGAGGAAGATTATACAGTGGAGAAGGTTCGCTATCGAGCTTTGATAAACGACCGTGTTAAGGTCATTCGAGTCTATGCTGAGCCCTTAGCAAAATTACCTGAATGGAGGTATCATCCGAAACGGAACGCGCTTATAGCCTGTGATGAAATATGGATAAACTGA
- a CDS encoding DUF2809 domain-containing protein, with translation MVTTLLLGLISRKISVIPPICGDVLYAMMVYWLSRLIFIKKSLFSYCIITILFCFTIEFLQLVQLPLFLWIRSNSLLRLVFGQGFLWSDLRAYFLGALGAAFLDYLKDHLLKTDPAL, from the coding sequence ATGGTGACAACTCTACTCTTGGGTTTAATCTCACGTAAAATATCTGTCATACCGCCTATATGTGGCGATGTGCTTTATGCCATGATGGTGTATTGGTTATCACGCTTAATATTTATTAAAAAATCACTGTTCTCCTACTGTATCATTACCATTCTATTCTGTTTTACCATTGAATTTTTACAACTTGTCCAATTGCCCCTATTTTTATGGATAAGGAGCAATTCACTTTTGCGCCTCGTATTTGGACAAGGATTTCTCTGGTCAGATTTAAGGGCTTATTTCCTGGGAGCGCTTGGAGCTGCATTTCTTGATTATCTTAAAGATCATTTGCTAAAAACAGACCCTGCGTTGTGA
- a CDS encoding HEAT repeat domain-containing protein, producing the protein MLSKIEHTIHSIRSFFEGEGWPILVTIALVLSFLFWVSCLVGIAIFYYRDYRYRLYHAKIYPVLRDFIYEHILIDNRNSHYPVDKLALDLHKPIIQKVVRQILHEYIFTIGGEKGKNMRSLFNELGFDREAQYEIRHESHHVAATVRSLADLALMKVEIQDAVLMQLMSSPRIEIRVAAFKYLLQVRGEISFDQVFSGIAGITDLDALDIYQTIVSTDYVGSYVFSQWLDGAQSFSINSLMMDLMVYYQQLDEKKLWQLIVSAQDAKTLHKEINSLGKLLARDSESRLVDFYTIEQPLNVKIEIVKALGRLGQGKSIDLLENIFNDKSTVLALRKHAYRSLLAQKPYSASSLRKIETAENLDDYKLIRYVSHPMVHYI; encoded by the coding sequence ATGCTTAGTAAAATAGAACATACGATTCATAGCATCCGATCCTTTTTTGAGGGTGAGGGTTGGCCTATTTTGGTTACGATAGCGCTTGTGTTGAGCTTTCTATTTTGGGTAAGCTGTCTTGTCGGTATTGCTATCTTTTATTATCGCGACTATCGGTATCGCCTATATCATGCTAAAATATATCCTGTATTGCGAGATTTTATCTATGAACACATTTTGATTGATAATAGGAATAGCCATTATCCGGTGGATAAACTAGCGTTGGATCTTCATAAGCCGATCATTCAGAAAGTGGTCCGTCAAATATTGCATGAATATATTTTTACTATCGGTGGAGAGAAAGGAAAAAATATGCGGAGTTTATTTAATGAATTGGGCTTCGATAGAGAAGCGCAATACGAAATAAGACACGAGAGCCACCATGTGGCAGCCACAGTAAGATCTTTGGCCGATTTAGCATTGATGAAGGTCGAAATCCAGGATGCGGTTTTGATGCAGCTGATGAGTAGCCCACGCATTGAAATTCGGGTAGCGGCCTTTAAATATCTTTTGCAGGTGCGGGGTGAAATATCCTTCGATCAGGTTTTTTCTGGTATTGCAGGAATTACTGACCTGGATGCACTTGATATCTATCAAACAATTGTCTCAACCGATTATGTGGGATCTTACGTGTTCTCTCAATGGCTGGACGGCGCTCAATCTTTTTCAATCAATAGCCTTATGATGGACCTCATGGTCTATTACCAGCAATTGGATGAAAAAAAATTATGGCAGCTCATCGTTTCAGCTCAGGATGCTAAAACGCTACACAAAGAGATCAACTCATTGGGCAAACTCCTGGCGAGAGATAGCGAAAGTCGGTTAGTGGATTTTTACACCATCGAGCAGCCCTTAAATGTCAAGATAGAGATTGTAAAAGCATTGGGGCGTCTTGGTCAAGGAAAATCGATCGATCTTTTAGAGAACATCTTCAACGATAAAAGTACAGTATTGGCACTACGAAAACACGCTTATCGTTCCCTGCTCGCGCAAAAGCCTTACAGTGCATCAAGTTTACGTAAAATTGAAACTGCTGAAAATTTGGACGATTATAAGCTTATACGTTATGTTAGTCACCCTATGGTTCACTATATATAG
- a CDS encoding low specificity L-threonine aldolase, with protein sequence MYNFKNDYSEGAHPRILDKLIETNLIQQAGYGEDEYAKAAKSILKKKIANEQAVVYFLSGGTQTNLLVLSFLLRIHEAVISAKTGHISANETGAIEATGHKVITVETLDGKLTPKDITKTLKEHALAPHVVKPRIVYISNSTEIGTIYTLTELEALYVCCREHHLLLYLDGARLGHALMAENNDLTLKDIGNYADVFYIGGTKNGALLGEAVVFNKPELALDFDYAIKQKGALLAKGRVLSIQFLELFKDDLYFELAQKANSYAMRIAQVIKEKGHSFLTDSTTNQIFPILPKSVIETLSQKYQFYIWKEIDNDYAAIRLITSWATDEEQVASFMEAILKS encoded by the coding sequence ATGTATAATTTTAAAAACGATTATTCCGAAGGGGCGCACCCCCGCATTTTAGATAAACTTATTGAAACAAATCTGATACAACAAGCCGGCTATGGCGAAGATGAATATGCTAAAGCAGCAAAAAGCATTTTGAAGAAAAAGATAGCGAACGAGCAAGCTGTTGTTTACTTTTTATCTGGCGGAACACAGACCAATCTACTTGTGCTATCCTTTCTCTTACGTATCCATGAAGCCGTAATTAGCGCAAAAACGGGGCACATATCGGCCAATGAAACTGGCGCTATCGAAGCAACTGGACACAAAGTCATTACTGTCGAAACACTTGATGGAAAACTAACGCCGAAGGATATTACAAAAACGTTAAAGGAACATGCACTGGCACCACATGTCGTAAAGCCAAGAATAGTGTATATTTCCAATTCGACTGAAATTGGCACGATCTATACGCTGACAGAATTGGAAGCACTTTATGTATGTTGTCGAGAACATCATCTTTTACTTTATCTGGATGGAGCTCGGTTGGGGCATGCTTTGATGGCTGAAAACAACGATCTAACACTGAAAGACATTGGAAATTATGCTGACGTATTCTATATTGGCGGGACGAAAAACGGTGCGCTTTTAGGTGAAGCCGTAGTGTTTAATAAACCCGAATTGGCACTGGATTTTGACTATGCAATCAAGCAGAAGGGCGCTTTGCTTGCCAAGGGCCGGGTTTTATCCATTCAGTTTCTCGAGCTCTTTAAAGATGATTTATATTTTGAACTAGCGCAAAAAGCAAATTCCTACGCTATGCGGATCGCTCAGGTGATCAAAGAAAAAGGCCATTCATTTTTGACAGACTCAACCACTAATCAAATTTTCCCGATTTTACCCAAATCTGTCATAGAGACATTGAGTCAGAAATACCAGTTTTATATTTGGAAGGAAATAGATAATGATTATGCTGCTATTCGCCTGATTACCTCCTGGGCCACCGACGAGGAGCAGGTTGCAAGTTTTATGGAGGCCATATTGAAATCTTAG
- a CDS encoding VOC family protein — protein sequence MKRVVFVASISLAFGMGYAFNTMSNLNRPVELKRVTGIGGIFFKCKDPKKLRAWYADHLGLATNSYGAVFEWYQGADSTKKGFTQWSPFKESTSYFGPSDKDFMINYRVADIELLIDQLKKEGVTVLDKIESFDYGKFVHIMDIEGNKIELWQPNDVAYEKMGIDMGAKTTK from the coding sequence ATGAAAAGAGTCGTATTTGTTGCGAGTATTTCGCTGGCGTTTGGAATGGGGTACGCCTTTAATACCATGAGCAATTTGAACCGACCTGTCGAGTTAAAAAGAGTAACTGGTATAGGCGGAATTTTCTTCAAGTGCAAAGATCCTAAAAAATTAAGGGCCTGGTATGCCGATCATCTGGGACTGGCAACAAATTCTTACGGCGCTGTATTTGAGTGGTATCAGGGTGCTGATAGTACGAAAAAAGGATTTACGCAATGGAGCCCTTTTAAAGAGAGTACAAGCTATTTTGGTCCCTCGGACAAAGACTTTATGATCAATTATCGGGTTGCCGATATTGAACTTCTAATCGATCAATTGAAGAAGGAGGGAGTTACGGTACTTGATAAGATCGAGTCCTTTGACTATGGCAAATTTGTTCATATCATGGATATTGAAGGAAATAAAATAGAGCTTTGGCAGCCGAATGATGTTGCTTATGAAAAGATGGGCATCGATATGGGGGCCAAAACGACAAAATAG
- a CDS encoding YaiO family outer membrane beta-barrel protein, whose protein sequence is MKKLILSALIFCLLFLSQVVHAQVNWQNKTYDVDSLVPKAAGYLRAGRVGESIALSQTVLSKYPKYTDFRYILGLSYQKMGRADWAIPYFEAVVSSEPSYRDAYLSLAALYESSNQPEKATITWQSARKRFPMDAEIIRLYSEFEHRKLTRDRDACIDIWYKRGRNFVEKGDVFQALAYSDSIQHVDPADNRFLYLRSSAFMTNREYGKAKTDFETLWSRGDSSIFVTEQLANIAALNKDYSTALGYMNQLVAKMPENVQYQHLTKVYRENMPYKFYIGANHMQSSQDRPNGHFFISGLEYGQKLGEKNTLIGQFNYGNRRGEKGYQVGLDAWLNYSKNIYAYHQIAWADGSVFPTWRASYSLYREAGLWLFDFGGRYVRANDNTNNYGLVASAGRYFGPTFVYLRGFLLRDEQRWNQAYSLAIRHYYNSEKPDSYVTLIGNVGTSPDDPSRYQFLNNRFNFLSRSINAGWQHRIDAWGFTLMGGWSYYKVAENRFMNQYDLNLSLRRYF, encoded by the coding sequence ATGAAAAAATTAATCCTATCTGCGCTAATTTTTTGTTTGCTATTTTTGTCGCAAGTTGTACATGCACAGGTTAACTGGCAAAATAAAACATACGACGTTGACAGCTTGGTTCCAAAAGCCGCTGGCTACCTGCGAGCAGGAAGAGTGGGGGAATCCATTGCATTGAGCCAAACCGTATTATCAAAATATCCTAAATACACGGATTTTAGGTATATCTTGGGATTGAGCTATCAGAAGATGGGGCGAGCCGACTGGGCGATTCCCTATTTTGAAGCAGTGGTTTCGAGCGAGCCGAGCTACAGAGATGCGTATCTTTCATTAGCTGCACTATATGAGTCTTCTAATCAGCCTGAAAAAGCAACGATTACCTGGCAATCCGCACGTAAACGGTTTCCGATGGACGCTGAAATCATCAGGTTGTATAGCGAATTTGAACATAGGAAGTTAACACGTGACCGTGATGCGTGCATCGATATCTGGTATAAAAGGGGACGGAATTTCGTCGAAAAGGGAGATGTATTTCAAGCATTGGCTTATTCGGACAGTATACAACATGTTGATCCTGCAGACAATCGTTTCTTATACCTGCGATCAAGTGCTTTTATGACGAATAGAGAATACGGGAAAGCGAAGACTGATTTCGAAACTTTATGGAGCAGAGGTGACAGTTCGATTTTTGTTACCGAACAATTAGCAAACATTGCAGCACTAAACAAAGATTATTCAACGGCATTGGGTTATATGAATCAGCTGGTAGCGAAGATGCCAGAAAATGTACAATATCAGCATTTGACCAAAGTTTACCGCGAGAATATGCCTTATAAGTTTTATATTGGAGCAAATCATATGCAAAGTTCGCAAGATCGGCCAAATGGACATTTCTTTATTTCAGGTCTGGAATATGGCCAAAAATTAGGGGAGAAAAATACACTTATCGGACAGTTTAATTACGGGAATAGACGTGGTGAGAAAGGTTATCAGGTCGGTTTGGATGCTTGGCTTAACTACAGTAAAAATATATATGCCTATCACCAGATAGCTTGGGCTGATGGTAGTGTTTTTCCAACATGGCGCGCATCTTATAGCCTATATCGGGAAGCGGGATTGTGGCTCTTCGATTTCGGAGGAAGGTATGTTCGTGCAAATGACAATACAAATAATTACGGACTTGTCGCTTCGGCAGGCCGATATTTTGGGCCAACTTTTGTCTATTTAAGGGGATTTTTGTTACGTGATGAACAGCGATGGAACCAAGCCTACTCCCTCGCGATCCGACATTATTATAACAGTGAAAAACCGGATTCCTATGTCACACTAATCGGTAATGTGGGGACTTCGCCAGATGATCCATCGCGTTATCAATTCCTAAACAACCGTTTCAATTTTTTATCCCGATCAATTAATGCAGGCTGGCAACATCGCATAGATGCTTGGGGTTTTACACTCATGGGCGGTTGGAGCTATTACAAAGTTGCTGAAAATAGATTTATGAACCAGTATGATCTAAATCTATCATTAAGGAGATATTTTTAA
- a CDS encoding GH1 family beta-glucosidase → MLLTKDAFGKDFIWGVSTAAYQIEGAHDLHGKGSSIWDIFVQKRNRIFQNQHGNEACDFYNRYVQDLHLMKGMHIPNYRFSLSWSRIFPGGIGEVNQSGLDFYDRLIDLSLELGITPWVTLYHWDLPHALEKKGGWVNRDVKDWFGEFVSKCVHTYGDRVKNWMVLNEPTVFTAAGYFFGVHAPERKGLGNFLAAAHHAALAQAQGCRIIKSIQPDSQVGTTFSCSHVEPFTSRDKDIKAAKKADVLLNRLFIEPLLGMGYPTQEIKILNRIEKYIKFNDERDLKFDMDFIGIQNYTREVIRYAMFVPYLQAKIVSAKERKVDLTEMNWEVYPASIYHMLKKFSTYQNMPPLIVTENGAAFPDKAENGIVHDPKRVSYLQEALQQVYRAKQEGINVKGYFVWTFLDNFEWAEGYRPRFGLVYVDFKNQQRIIKSSGHWYADFLK, encoded by the coding sequence ATGCTTTTAACCAAAGATGCTTTTGGCAAAGATTTTATTTGGGGAGTGTCTACAGCTGCCTATCAGATCGAGGGTGCGCATGATTTACATGGCAAAGGTTCTTCTATTTGGGATATCTTTGTACAAAAAAGGAACCGTATATTTCAAAATCAACATGGTAATGAGGCTTGCGATTTTTATAATCGCTACGTCCAGGATCTCCATCTAATGAAAGGAATGCATATTCCTAATTATAGATTCTCCTTATCATGGAGCCGTATTTTCCCGGGTGGAATCGGTGAAGTAAATCAATCAGGTTTGGATTTTTATGATCGATTGATCGACCTATCGCTCGAACTAGGGATCACCCCTTGGGTTACCTTATACCATTGGGATCTTCCCCATGCATTAGAAAAAAAAGGTGGCTGGGTGAACCGTGATGTAAAAGATTGGTTTGGCGAATTTGTTTCCAAATGTGTGCATACCTACGGTGATCGTGTTAAAAACTGGATGGTTCTCAATGAGCCTACCGTATTCACTGCCGCAGGTTATTTCTTTGGCGTGCATGCTCCGGAACGAAAAGGTCTGGGTAATTTTTTGGCCGCCGCGCATCATGCGGCATTGGCACAAGCACAGGGATGTCGAATCATCAAATCGATCCAGCCCGACAGTCAGGTTGGAACTACATTTTCATGTTCTCATGTCGAACCATTCACATCGAGAGACAAGGACATTAAAGCAGCAAAAAAAGCAGACGTATTACTCAATCGTCTGTTTATAGAACCTCTCTTAGGAATGGGCTATCCTACTCAGGAGATTAAAATACTGAATAGAATTGAGAAGTATATTAAATTTAATGATGAAAGAGACCTGAAATTTGATATGGATTTCATTGGGATACAGAATTATACGCGGGAGGTTATACGATACGCCATGTTCGTTCCTTATCTCCAAGCAAAAATAGTATCCGCAAAAGAGCGTAAAGTTGATTTAACTGAAATGAACTGGGAGGTTTACCCAGCGTCCATCTATCATATGCTCAAAAAATTCAGTACCTACCAAAACATGCCGCCTTTAATTGTTACCGAAAACGGCGCCGCGTTTCCGGATAAAGCCGAGAATGGTATAGTACATGATCCTAAAAGAGTTTCCTATTTACAGGAAGCATTGCAACAAGTTTATCGTGCGAAACAGGAAGGTATAAATGTCAAGGGCTATTTTGTATGGACTTTTCTTGACAACTTCGAATGGGCTGAAGGATATCGGCCAAGATTTGGACTGGTGTATGTTGATTTCAAAAATCAACAACGTATCATCAAATCCTCTGGGCATTGGTATGCGGACTTCTTAAAATAA
- a CDS encoding glycosyltransferase, whose product MKHFIFSIEFVFGFYCLLLLIVYVMLFRMSSISIRKNLRKRNSRRVQTLMESEIAPGVSIVAPAYNESVTIVNNVRSLMTLFYSRYEVVIVNDGSKDDTFEKLIKEFDLVQVDFLVDYLVPCKEIKAIYKSRDISHKRLTIVDKINGGSNADAVNAGINVASFPYILDTDVDCVLANDTLVQLIEAVLDSKERVIAVGATLRMSNSSYVDSGMLVEAALPKPILARFQEMEYIRSYLLGKMGWNYLNCIPNVSGGLGLFDKEILIAAGGYDSNSLGEDMEMVTRMCMTMCDNNQKYEVKYIPQTLCWTEGPDSLKMLTRQRVRWARGLMQIMRIHRKAFFNPKYKRFGLIVFPYNAIFEFFAPIMEILGIFFYIYLILTHGINWPMAILLLIFVYMFSVFLTSFSILLDNYVYKYYKRRKDIIRLCLTAFIEPFVYHPIIVYSSLKGYVQELFGKKHAWGEMTRKGTLTPLPSDHIKK is encoded by the coding sequence ATGAAACATTTTATATTTTCAATAGAATTTGTTTTCGGATTTTATTGTCTCTTGCTGTTGATTGTATACGTCATGTTGTTTCGGATGTCATCCATATCGATCCGGAAGAATCTTCGGAAGAGAAATTCCCGACGTGTGCAGACATTAATGGAGTCTGAAATTGCTCCAGGGGTAAGTATTGTCGCACCAGCATATAATGAATCGGTTACAATCGTGAACAATGTACGTTCGCTGATGACACTGTTTTACTCCAGATACGAGGTCGTTATTGTGAATGATGGCAGTAAAGATGATACATTTGAGAAGCTCATTAAAGAGTTTGATCTGGTCCAGGTAGACTTTTTGGTTGACTATTTGGTGCCATGTAAGGAGATTAAAGCAATCTACAAATCCAGGGACATCTCTCATAAACGACTAACGATCGTTGATAAAATAAATGGGGGTAGTAATGCCGATGCGGTAAATGCTGGAATTAATGTAGCTTCCTTTCCTTATATTTTAGATACCGATGTGGATTGTGTGCTCGCCAATGACACCCTGGTTCAATTAATCGAAGCTGTACTGGATTCGAAGGAACGTGTAATCGCTGTGGGCGCAACACTACGGATGTCAAACTCCAGTTATGTGGATTCCGGTATGTTGGTGGAAGCTGCATTACCCAAACCCATATTGGCCCGTTTTCAGGAAATGGAATACATTCGATCATACCTGTTGGGTAAAATGGGCTGGAATTACCTTAACTGTATTCCCAATGTTTCTGGGGGATTGGGATTGTTTGATAAAGAGATTCTCATTGCTGCGGGCGGATATGATTCTAATTCCTTGGGCGAGGATATGGAGATGGTAACCAGAATGTGTATGACCATGTGTGACAATAACCAAAAATACGAGGTCAAGTATATTCCGCAGACGCTCTGTTGGACTGAGGGGCCTGACAGCCTCAAGATGTTAACGCGTCAACGTGTACGCTGGGCGCGGGGTTTGATGCAAATTATGCGCATACATCGTAAGGCCTTTTTTAATCCAAAGTACAAAAGGTTTGGACTCATCGTTTTTCCATACAATGCCATTTTCGAATTTTTTGCCCCTATTATGGAGATTTTAGGTATTTTCTTTTATATCTACCTCATCCTAACACATGGCATTAATTGGCCAATGGCTATTCTTTTATTGATCTTCGTCTATATGTTTTCGGTCTTTCTGACAAGTTTTTCCATTTTACTGGACAATTATGTCTATAAATATTACAAACGGCGAAAAGATATTATAAGGTTATGCCTCACCGCATTTATAGAACCATTTGTTTATCATCCCATTATCGTTTATAGCTCGCTTAAGGGCTATGTCCAAGAACTTTTTGGGAAAAAGCATGCCTGGGGGGAAATGACGCGAAAAGGCACCTTAACTCCTTTGCCCTCTGATCACATTAAAAAGTAG